CTGGAATTAAGATTTGGTCTTTAAAGTGCATTAATAAAAGTTTCCCATATCAATCTCCATTGTGTTTTGTTAATTTCCATTATTGCTTCTGCGTAAGGCTGCAAGAACCTTGTAATGGTGTTCAAAGTATTCAAAATGctgtatttgacattttatttgactaATGGGTAAATGTCAACTTAATCTGTGATAAGGCACTTCATGCAAATTAAAAGCAACAAGTTTCTAAAAACACATGTAGAAAGGTGAATCTTTGAGGGGGGTCCTTCTACTGGAGCTCATGAGactcactttttcttttttcctttcttgcCCGCCTTGGGCTTCTTGCCCTTCTTAAAGGGGCCCAGGCCACAGCGCACTAAAGTCCCCCGCCACCACGACTGGATCTGGAAGCAACAGAAAATAAGAGGGTTCAGTGTCCTGTACTTGTATTTAGTCTATTTAACAACATCAGGAAGGGGGAACATTTGTGCCCTGTTCAGCTTGCAGGGAATAAGTACTGAAAATCACTTGGCAGACACAAGACATGGTGACAAATAGCTGTTCATCTATACCTGGGTTGTcaaacatacagttaggtccggaaataattccACACTGACAAGtttggttattttggctgttaaccaaaatatattcaagttatagttaaataatgaatatgggctttaattgcagtctctcagctttaatttaaggctattcacatccaaattggagaaagagtttaggaattacagctctttaatatgttgcCCCCTCATTTTCAAGGGACCCAAAGTAATTGGActattgactcaaaagctgtttcatggagaagtgtgggctattccttcctTATTTCATCacttaagcaggtaaaaggtctggagtggattctaggtgtggcattcacatttggaagctgttgctgtgaacccacaacatgtggtcaaaggagctctcaatgcaagtgaatcaggccatccttaggctgcaaaaaaaaaaacaattccatCTGAAAGTTGGCAGGAACATTAGAAGTGGCCAAATCATcaatttggtacattctgagaaaaaaaaacacactggtgagctctgcaacacaaaaaggcctggatgtccactgAAGACAGCAGTGGTGGATGAGCGTAGAATCCTTTCCAtgttaaagaaaaaccccttcaaaaCATCCAACCAAGTGGTGGCCTAAAAAGCCCAAATTATGAATATAGTGTCAGTGTCagaatatttccagacctaccTGTATGTGCCTATAAAATCTGGCAACTGGAGCCCATTCAATATGAAAGATTTACTTGCTGGATAAGTGGAGGTGTTTAGTAGCCATGTATCCAAAATCCCACCCTATTCCATACATAGTGTACCATTTCAGACCAAGAGTAGTGCACTATACAGGAAATAGGGTGGTATCTTGGaaccccagccattccatctattaggtAGTATCCCAGAGCTACCACACCAgaatcaacttattaactaattaacaagcccttacctgttgagtTAGATGACCTAGTTCAGGGCTAAAACTAAACTGAGATGTCTgcggggtccccaggagagggttgaagacctatggaCAAACCCAAGATTTTCAGAGATTGCTTAATGTTTACCTTGGTGGCTGCATCTTGCTCTGTTTGTTCCTTCTCTAGCTGCCTGTGTATGGCCTCTTTCTCCATTCTGTCCTCGATGACCACCAGCTCACTGTCTCTGTACTGGAACATTCAAAAGTACAAAGTTGATATTCAGTATCCACAGTAGTATTTCTGTTTAAAACAGGCACCTTGTAGGATGCGGCCGGACTTTGTGCCCTACCTTTTCCAAGAGTAAAGGTGAAAGCAATATCACCTCTACCCTGAATCTGTCCAGACCATTCAAATCTGGGAACACTGAAGGTTTTAGCAGGGGTAATTGAAGGGACAGTGCATAGCACAACACTGTGGAGAAAAATCCATGCCTCACTGGTCTCATTACGTGGTTGACCCCCTGAAAAGGTTGTCTCAGGATCGTCTGGGGTTGGTGGAAGGAATGACAAGTTTGCCTTGCCAGGTTTTAAAAACTCACTGCGGTGGGTTGGGTGCCTGCAAACTCTAACTGTGGATGGGTATTAGAAAACACTTCTTAACTGAGTGAGCTTTCGGGTCAGAGGACACCTCAAACTTCCACCAACACTATCTCACACCCACTGGGAGTAGCTGGTTAATTACAAATTGGACATTACACAATTGCAAGTGCTAAATAAAGCACACATTTTGCCAGTGCCTCCAATAAATGCATAAAATGAGACTTACAGAGACCAACAAGATGGGAACTATGCAAACCAACCTCACACAAGTGTCTCACTACCGGTTTCACCCCCCGCCCCTTTTGGTGCTGACTGAACTAGACCGAGGCATCACCTTTTTGGCCAGCTCCTGCAACTGGGAAAGATTGTTAGCCTTGTTGTGCTGCAGGTTGTTGAGCTCCTGCTGCTTgtcctccatgtctctctcatAGCGCTCCATCCACACCTCCAGCTTCTCCCCCAGACTCTGACtcacacacaggaaaacacagTTACACTATCGGTCACTAACAGGGAGATTGTCCCACTCTGTAGGTTGGCTTGCACTGCACTTCATCAgccctttttttacatttacactcaAGTCATTTAGTTGAACTGCTCTTCCAGAGCGACTTCCATTAGTGAGGGCCACTTGTTTTGTTACAATTTTGCTTAAATTAAATCATCCAGAGTGAATAAGGAACAACCATCATTGCTTTCATCAATCCTCTTTGATCTGCTCAAATGCCtggtgtgtagaattttaatGCAGACAATTTCtgatgttagggttaggtgtttcATACGTGCAATTCTGTTTTCCTCTGTGATGCAAAAAAACTTCAAAAATATGGTATGTTCACTGGTAGGTCTGTTTCCTATTCTATAATAAAAATCTTCCACAATTACTTTTAGTTATGCCACTGAGGTACCCTATTAATCTTTcggaatatttttttataaacaactTTGCCTAACACAGAATTAAATGCATAGAAGtataataaatagaaaatgcaCCATGAAGTAAACGATTAATCTTGTCTATTGTCTATTTATTTGCATGTAATACTGTTTGTTTGGGGAAATCTACATTGATAACATCTTAAAACACAGGAGACTGGACACTTCTGCCCTAATTGTTTTGCAGATGTCTGCTGTAGACTGCCTGTGTCTGAATGACAGATTTTGTGATATGTTCAACTGCTGTCTATGTTGCTGAATCTACCTTAAATCTGTCAGACATTTGGAACTATAATGATCTTCTTGTTGCTCACCCCTGACAAAGGGCCTAAGGAACTATTTGCTCAATAAAACAACAGAGTTACTGAAGTTTGATCGAAGCTCAAAAAATGTTGCAAGTCACTCTACTATATAGCACCAGTTAAATTGTCATCCTAAACATGAGTTGTCCCATTTTTCATCACGTACTGTTTGAAGTTCCTTAAGGAAGGTCTCCATTTTCATATGAAcactcttctcctcctccaacccCTTGTGCAACAGCTGAGAACCAAGAACCAATTCCGTTGATATCATTTTAGCAGATGCTcctatccaaagcaacttacatTAGCAagggtaatacatttttatattttttcatataatgGAACAAACCTTTATTTCCTAACACAAAagctaacccttaacctaaccttaacctaaataaCCTAACGTTTATGCCCAAGTTTAATCTCCCGTAATACCTAAACCAAACACCTAATGCCTAAAGTTAAACCTTAACCTGAATTAACTAACCTTAATGCCAAAGGTTAACCTTATAGTAACACCTAAAACtagccttttttttcttttggggaCCAAACTGTCAAGCTCTACTATCTTTGCAAGAATTTTGGTCCCCACATGGACTCTTAGATTTGGATTACACACATTGATCTCATCCTCCAATTGCTTCTCAGAGTATCTGTTGAGCTTCTGTCCCTGGTACACCAGCAGCTCTGTGCTGTTCTTCACATACTTCTTCTCCCGTGCAGTCTTAGTCTTCATGTCCTGTAACTGGTCTTTCAAGTAAGCAATCATCTCCTTGCGTCTCTAAAGGAACCACATGGAACATAACCAAGAACCAGTCAATATGTTATCTAATTGTATCTTTGCCCAATACTAGAGAGCAAATCATAGGTGACTTGCCCGCAAAGTGAGCATATGAAGTGTCTTGGTTGTTATTCATTTTATGTCAGTGCTTCAGAGTTTCTTGTAAATAAATAGGACCCCACCACCACTTATCAACACAATCCTTAACACACTTTCTTCAttattattgtgaaataaaattatgtatcatcaatacaaaataattggaTAGCCTTTCTATATGCAATGTACCTGCAGCTGAAGTGCCTTTTCCTTGCGAATGTCAAGCAGCTGTCTCTGAAGAGCTTTGGTCCTCTGAcgtccctcctcctccctgcaAAACACACAGATATTCATTCATATTGCTCAGTGTTTGACCAGTTGGACACACCAAGAGGGTCATGTTCACATATGTAGAAAGTTAATTTTAAATAGgataatttttacattttactcaggCCTTTACATTTGGGAAACAATTTGAAagaatatttaataaattgatgcattatattttctttttgaaattGTAGTAAAATGGACAAAAGTATCTGATCAACTGTGAAGTTAttttaggtactcttcaaatgtccTATGCTGTTCTTTTAGCTTAAAACTATATTAAAATAGTATTGCATTAAATTGTTCAATGGACAACCAGCAGAGACGCCAGGTACAGTTGTGGTAAGAATTAGCAATAAATATATGGATTGCAATTATTGTAAGTAGACATTGACATTATGTtgagaaatatttgtaaaaaacgaaatctactcccttcacagaacagcgcacactgactctaaccagaatagaaagaggtcctcaactggcagcttcattaaatagtacatgcaaaacaccagtctcaatgtcaacaggaTGCTGGCATTCTAGGCAGTGTTGCAaagaaaagccatatctcagactggccaatgaaaagaaaagattaagatgggccaatgaacacagacactgggcaTAGGAAGAACCatacctagaaggccagcattgTAACACACCAATACGTTATGGAGGGGTTTGGGGGattacaaacaaaacaaatgtactaTTGCGTAGTCAGTTCATCATCACATTCATATTGAGCATGACCAGACCTGATAATTATGTCCTGTAGGTTGGCcttcctttttttctcttcttccaCAGCCAAAAGCAAGCTGTTGTAGGTCCCTTTCTCTTGCAGTTCTGTCAACACATTGGTGATCACCTTAGCGACAAACTGCCTGTATGCCAGGAGAAAAGAGTGTGGGAGTGCAGGACTTTGTATAGGCCTAGATCATTTTTGGATTTACAAAAAAGTATTCTCTGTACCATGGAAATGTTTGACAACGTCAATGTAAACAATGGCAAATAAACCGTTTTCTAACGTGCATCTCTTCAATAAAGCACTGTTCAGAATACACTTTAGTTAAAGGAATGTCGCAATGTGCATTATAATGTCCTGAATCCAAGCGATCTCCAACCCACCTGTCTTTCTGTACCTTGGCCAGGATTTCTGGAGAGACTGAGTTCTCATCTAGTGCGCGGTTTAGCTCTTTTTGGGAACTATGCAGCTCACGGGTGGCGTCTTGTATTTCCCTTGCCTCTACCTGATACTGACGGGCTGCCTTCAGGTTCTGCTCTGCACCTTTCTGCTGTTCAAAGACCTGTCCAATATCGGCTGACAACATCttccacaaaaaagaaaaaggggctAAATAAATGTAAGACATTTAGTACCGTATGCTTTTATCAAGAGCGACGTAGAGTAGTGAATGAATACTTTTTACACTGGTTCTACGTATTACACAAATTTCCCATTTACCATAGCAGCTTCTGGACAT
The sequence above is a segment of the Esox lucius isolate fEsoLuc1 chromosome 1, fEsoLuc1.pri, whole genome shotgun sequence genome. Coding sequences within it:
- the iqcg gene encoding dynein regulatory complex protein 9 isoform X3; this translates as MSRSCYAPFSFLWKMLSADIGQVFEQQKGAEQNLKAARQYQVEAREIQDATRELHSSQKELNRALDENSVSPEILAKVQKDRQFVAKVITNVLTELQEKGTYNSLLLAVEEEKKRKANLQDIIIREEEGRQRTKALQRQLLDIRKEKALQLQRRKEMIAYLKDQLQDMKTKTAREKKYVKNSTELLVYQGQKLNRYSEKQLEDEINLLHKGLEEEKSVHMKMETFLKELQTSLGEKLEVWMERYERDMEDKQQELNNLQHNKANNLSQLQELAKKYRDSELVVIEDRMEKEAIHRQLEKEQTEQDAATKIQSWWRGTLVRCGLGPFKKGKKPKAGKKGKKKK
- the iqcg gene encoding dynein regulatory complex protein 9 isoform X1, coding for MSLPIFGVELLRVCTVLQDLADQLSVLGHIMPDIYRRCPEAAMMLSADIGQVFEQQKGAEQNLKAARQYQVEAREIQDATRELHSSQKELNRALDENSVSPEILAKVQKDRQFVAKVITNVLTELQEKGTYNSLLLAVEEEKKRKANLQDIIIREEEGRQRTKALQRQLLDIRKEKALQLQRRKEMIAYLKDQLQDMKTKTAREKKYVKNSTELLVYQGQKLNRYSEKQLEDEINLLHKGLEEEKSVHMKMETFLKELQTSLGEKLEVWMERYERDMEDKQQELNNLQHNKANNLSQLQELAKKYRDSELVVIEDRMEKEAIHRQLEKEQTEQDAATKIQSWWRGTLVRCGLGPFKKGKKPKAGKKGKKKK
- the iqcg gene encoding dynein regulatory complex protein 9 isoform X2 translates to MSLPIFGVELLRVCTVLQDLADQLSVLGHIMPDIYRRCPEAAMMLSADIGQVFEQQKGAEQNLKAARQYQVEAREIQDATRELHSSQKELNRALDENSVSPEILAKVQKDRQFVAKVITNVLTELQEKGTYNSLLLAVEEEKKRKANLQDIIIREEEGRQRTKALQRQLLDIRKEKALQLQRRKEMIAYLKDQLQDMKTKTAREKKYVKNSTELLVYQGQKLNRYSEKQLEDEINSLGEKLEVWMERYERDMEDKQQELNNLQHNKANNLSQLQELAKKYRDSELVVIEDRMEKEAIHRQLEKEQTEQDAATKIQSWWRGTLVRCGLGPFKKGKKPKAGKKGKKKK
- the iqcg gene encoding dynein regulatory complex protein 9 isoform X4, producing MSLPIFGVELLRVCTVLQDLADQLSVLGHIMPDIYRRCPEAAMMLSADIGQVFEQQKGAEQNLKAARQYQVEAREIQDATRELHSSQKELNRALDENSVSPEILAKVQKDRQFVAKVITNVLTELQEKGTYNSLLLAVEEEKKRKANLQDIIIREEEGRQRTKALQRQLLDIRKEKALQLQRRKEMIAYLKDQLQDMKTKTAREKKYVKNSTELLVYQGQKLNRYSEKQLEDEINYRDSELVVIEDRMEKEAIHRQLEKEQTEQDAATKIQSWWRGTLVRCGLGPFKKGKKPKAGKKGKKKK